The Impatiens glandulifera chromosome 3, dImpGla2.1, whole genome shotgun sequence genome contains a region encoding:
- the LOC124930344 gene encoding probable F-box protein At4g22030, producing MAALQASSLNMSYSSTSSSFSCKRHITKSTINLPKKLTINALSLPDLSARVLVEELQQRSSGSNNNIYKNIIRSNVPFTPSPKQGTKSPTTIPKLYAILEAIADRIEMHRNIKEQRESWNSLLLNSVNAMTLTAATISAIAAAGGSHVVALSSCSSLLYLAATGLLIILNKIQPSQLAEEQRNAARLFQKLRREIQTKLSIGNPESKDHRDAMDKVLALDRAYPLPLLGKMLEKFPEGVEPAKWWPEKRIRRQESMSPAAARGGGNGWDEGLEERMKGVVGVLRRRDKEDYLRLGEKALKLNKMLGIAGPVLTTVAAVGSALMGPSHSGLATVVGVAAGAMAAVINAVEHGGQVGMVFEMYRSNAGFFSLMEEWIEGNLEEKRGINGKVMEMKVALELGRSLSELRELTNSPLMADEEGEFGSKLF from the coding sequence aTGGCCGCTCTTCAAGCTTCAAGTTTGAATATGTCATATTCCTCGAcatcttcatctttttcttGTAAGAGACATATCACCAAATCCACCATTAATCTTCCAAAAAAGCTAACCATCAATGCTCTCTCCCTCCCCGACCTTAGCGCCAGAGTCTTGGTCGAAGAATTGCAGCAAAGAAGCAGCggtagtaataataatatttacaagAACATTATTAGATCAAACGTCCCCTTTACACCTTCCCCCAAACAGGGCACTAAGTCTCCAACCACCATCCCCAAGCTCTACGCCATCTTGGAAGCCATCGCCGACAGGATAGAGATGCACAGGAACATCAAGGAACAACGAGAGAGCTGGAACAGTCTTCTGTTAAATTCTGTTAACGCCATGACCCTAACCGCCGCAACCATCTCCGCAATCGCCGCCGCCGGTGGGTCCCATGTGGTCGCTCTCAGCTCCTGCTCGAGTCTCTTATACTTGGCCGCGACCGGATTGTTGATCATCTTGAACAAGATCCAACCCTCTCAATTGGCGGAGGAACAGAGGAATGCGGCGAGGCTGTTCCAGAAACTTCGACGTGAAATCCAGACCAAACTGTCTATCGGGAATCCTGAGTCCAAGGACCATAGAGATGCTATGGATAAAGTTCTTGCCCTCGACAGAGCCTACCCGCTTCCCTTACTCGGGAAAATGCTAGAAAAGTTTCCGGAGGGAGTGGAGCCAGCCAAGTGGTGGCCGGAGAAGAGAATTAGACGGCAAGAAAGTATGTCTCCGGCGGCAGCAAGAGGCGGCGGCAACGGATGGGACGAAGGGCTGGAAGAGAGGATGAAAGGGGTAGTGGGTGTGTTGAGAAGGAGAGATAAGGAAGATTACTTGAGATTGGGGGAGAAAGCATTGAAGTTAAACAAGATGTTAGGAATAGCCGGTCCTGTTTTAACGACCGTGGCAGCTGTGGGCTCTGCTTTGATGGGGCCGAGCCACTCCGGTTTGGCGACTGTGGTCGGAGTTGCTGCCGGAGCTATGGCGGCGGTGATAAACGCGGTGGAGCACGGCGGGCAAGTGGGAATGGTGTTCGAGATGTACAGAAGCAATGCAGGGTTCTTCAGTTTGATGGAAGAATGGATAGAGgggaatttggaggagaagagAGGGATCAATGGGAAGGTTATGGAAATGAAGGTGGCTTTGGAGTTGGGGAGGAGCTTATCAGAGCTCAGGGAACTTACGAATTCTCCATTAATGGCAGATGAAGAGGGAGAATTTGGAAGCAAACTCTTCTAA